CACTTCCTGAGTATTGTAACCAAACATTTTTGTCCCAAATGTTTTATCTTTAATTTCAAGTGCTGTAATTGCCATTCTATTCTCCTTATTTATGTGTGATTCGATCAATTATTAATTTATGCTTTCCGCCTTTTGAAAGGCCGTTGTCTCTACTGATAGTAAATCTGCCATAACCTCTAACACTAATTAAATCACCAATGTCAATCAAGTGAGAGACTTTTGGTTGAACTAAGTAATTTAATTTGACTTTTTCGCTTTCAATTAATTGATTTGCTTTTCTTCTTGATAATTTTAAAACGGCTGCAATAATTTTATCCAGACGCATACTTGATACCAAGACATTCATTTCTCTAATATGAGATTGGCTTGTTATTTGTCTTTCAAAAGGGATTTCTTCAAAAACAACTGCGGCTTTTCCTATTTTAGTAACCTGTGCGTTAAGGTAGGAGACCATTGTTTTTTCGATAAAAACCTGAGCACGATTTTCTTGAACAATAATATCACC
This region of Streptococcus mutans genomic DNA includes:
- a CDS encoding RNA-binding protein: MMTKQDIYQHFRAEEQEVIEKTYDLIKQIEDTYSFCVTEFLNPRQITVMKSILGQTKLQVYQSSDFISSENARLLIAPAYYELNIADFHISLLEINYNSKFNQLTHSQILGTLINRLGIERYLLGDIIVQENRAQVFIEKTMVSYLNAQVTKIGKAAVVFEEIPFERQITSQSHIREMNVLVSSMRLDKIIAAVLKLSRRKANQLIESEKVKLNYLVQPKVSHLIDIGDLISVRGYGRFTISRDNGLSKGGKHKLIIDRITHK